In Alkalinema sp. FACHB-956, a single window of DNA contains:
- a CDS encoding glucose 1-dehydrogenase, translating to MTLEGKVALVTGSSQGIGQGIVLKLAQAGADVVINYRSHPEGAEETLEKVQAIGGKCYLAECPHSRGRTIQADLGNLEMVRELISESIAHFGKLDILVNNAGIEKHAPFWEVTEADYDTVLNVNLKGVFFATQAFVQHLIATQRPGKIINISSVHEDLPFPNFAAYCVSKGGMKMLTRNLAVELGSLGITINNVAPGAIETPINTKLLNDPDKLNALLNNIPLARLGQPQDVASLVAFLASSEANYITGSTFVVDGGLLWNYREQ from the coding sequence ATGACACTGGAAGGAAAAGTTGCGTTGGTGACGGGGAGTAGTCAAGGGATTGGGCAGGGAATTGTGCTCAAACTGGCGCAGGCTGGGGCCGATGTGGTCATTAACTATCGATCGCATCCTGAAGGCGCTGAAGAAACCCTGGAAAAGGTTCAGGCGATCGGGGGAAAATGCTATTTGGCAGAATGTCCCCATTCCCGAGGACGCACAATTCAAGCGGATTTAGGTAATCTTGAAATGGTGCGTGAGTTGATTTCTGAAAGCATTGCTCACTTTGGCAAATTGGATATTCTAGTGAACAATGCGGGTATTGAAAAACATGCGCCTTTTTGGGAAGTGACAGAAGCAGATTACGACACGGTTCTCAACGTGAATTTGAAGGGGGTCTTTTTTGCAACCCAGGCGTTTGTTCAACATCTGATAGCAACCCAACGTCCCGGTAAAATTATTAACATCAGTTCGGTGCATGAAGATTTACCGTTTCCCAACTTCGCAGCCTACTGTGTTAGCAAAGGGGGCATGAAAATGTTAACTCGTAATTTGGCGGTGGAACTGGGGTCGCTGGGAATCACGATTAACAATGTGGCACCGGGCGCGATCGAAACTCCCATCAATACCAAGTTACTCAATGATCCCGACAAGCTCAATGCCCTGCTGAATAACATTCCTTTGGCACGGTTAGGGCAACCCCAGGATGTGGCCTCTCTGGTGGCGTTTTTAGCGTCGTCTGAGGCGAATTACATCACAGGCAGCACGTTTGTGGTGGATGGTGGACTGCTTTGGAATTACCGAGAGCAATAA
- a CDS encoding glucosidase, translating into MANPDANRDTSVKTQEELRLEEARSHTAHWRRWGPYLSDRQWGTVREDYSPYGSAWDYFSHDQARSRAYRWGEDGLLGISDNHQRLCFAIALWNGEDAILKERLFGLTGNEGNHGEDVKEYYFYLENTPTHSYMKALYKYPHQAFPYSQLVEENRRRDRHQPEFELLDTGIFDENRYFDVMVEYAKRSTDDILIRVTLTNRGPESKTLHLLPSLWFRNTWSWNGESDKPILQALEDHHHSVIQASHPTLGQRWLYSQRAEELLFTENETNSEQVFSLPNDSPYVKDSIHRYIIEEAKSAVNPNHIGTKAALHYVLELAPGEVRTVQLRLSDLSPDQVEVLAGDRSMFTAEFDATFLARQREADEFYHRITPFALSDDARNVQRQAFAGMLWCKQYYHYVLEDWLKGDSANQPPVERKRGRNHEWIHLHTDDILSMCDKWEYPWFAAWDLAFHCIPLAMIDPDFAKYQLDVLTREWYMHPNGQIPAYEWAFGDVNPPVHAWATWRVYQIEQTLYGKADRLFLERVFQKLMLNFTWWVNRKDVEGRNVFQGGFLGLDNIGVFDRSAALPTGGHIDQSDGTSWMGMYCLNMLTIALELAKTNPVYEDIATKFFEHYLYIADAMNRIGDMEVSLWNEEDGFYYDVLHLPDDRQIELKVRSMVGLIPLFAVATLEPETLQQLPNFKKRLEWFIQHRPDLRRNVACMETRGVGARRLLAIASQDKLRRILQKMLDSSEFLSDFGIRAVSRYHAENPYIFYANGQECRVDYEPAESSSGLFGGNSNWRGPIWFPVNFLLIESLQTFHRYLGDEFQVECPTGSGQWMNLQEVAMLLSRRLTQIFLRNEAGHRPVYGGSAILQSDRHWQDFILFYEYFHGDNGAGIGASHQTGWTGLVAALIQELGEQEKPSDQLMADVIY; encoded by the coding sequence ATGGCTAATCCTGATGCAAATCGTGATACTTCAGTGAAAACCCAAGAAGAATTGCGCTTAGAAGAGGCTCGATCGCACACTGCCCATTGGCGACGCTGGGGGCCGTATTTAAGCGATCGGCAGTGGGGAACGGTACGGGAGGACTACAGCCCCTATGGTTCCGCTTGGGATTACTTTAGCCATGACCAAGCGCGTTCTCGGGCCTACCGCTGGGGTGAGGATGGCCTGCTGGGCATTTCGGATAATCACCAACGCCTATGCTTTGCGATCGCGCTGTGGAATGGGGAAGATGCCATTTTGAAAGAACGTCTGTTTGGGTTGACGGGAAATGAGGGGAATCATGGTGAGGATGTCAAGGAGTACTATTTCTATTTAGAGAATACGCCAACGCATTCTTACATGAAGGCGTTATACAAGTATCCCCATCAAGCGTTTCCCTATAGCCAATTGGTTGAGGAAAATCGGCGTCGCGATCGCCATCAGCCGGAGTTTGAATTGCTGGATACAGGAATTTTCGATGAAAATCGTTACTTCGATGTGATGGTGGAATATGCCAAGCGATCGACGGATGATATTCTAATTCGAGTTACGTTAACGAATCGAGGGCCAGAATCAAAAACGCTACACCTCTTGCCTAGTCTTTGGTTTCGCAATACTTGGTCATGGAATGGAGAGTCTGATAAACCCATCTTACAGGCACTCGAAGATCATCATCACTCAGTGATTCAAGCCAGTCATCCAACTCTAGGTCAACGCTGGTTATACTCACAGAGGGCTGAGGAACTCCTGTTTACGGAAAATGAAACCAATAGCGAACAAGTATTTTCGCTGCCCAATGATTCTCCCTATGTGAAGGATAGTATTCATCGGTATATTATTGAAGAAGCAAAGAGTGCGGTTAATCCCAATCATATCGGTACGAAAGCTGCGTTGCATTATGTATTAGAACTTGCTCCGGGAGAAGTGCGAACAGTTCAGTTACGGCTGAGTGACCTATCTCCAGATCAGGTGGAAGTGCTGGCTGGGGATCGATCGATGTTCACTGCTGAGTTTGATGCCACATTCCTAGCGCGCCAACGGGAAGCGGATGAATTCTACCATCGGATTACGCCCTTTGCGCTGAGTGACGATGCGCGGAATGTGCAGCGGCAAGCCTTTGCGGGAATGCTGTGGTGTAAGCAGTATTATCACTACGTGCTGGAGGATTGGCTCAAGGGGGACTCAGCAAATCAGCCACCCGTGGAACGTAAACGGGGACGTAATCATGAATGGATTCATCTCCATACGGATGATATTTTATCCATGTGTGATAAATGGGAATATCCTTGGTTTGCGGCTTGGGATTTGGCGTTTCACTGTATTCCGTTAGCAATGATCGATCCGGATTTTGCCAAGTATCAGTTAGATGTGTTGACGCGGGAATGGTACATGCATCCGAATGGCCAAATTCCCGCCTATGAGTGGGCCTTTGGGGATGTCAACCCTCCGGTTCATGCCTGGGCAACTTGGCGCGTTTACCAGATTGAGCAAACACTGTACGGTAAAGCCGATCGCTTATTTTTGGAGCGGGTTTTTCAAAAGTTGATGCTGAATTTTACCTGGTGGGTCAATCGCAAGGATGTGGAAGGGAGAAACGTCTTCCAAGGAGGCTTTTTGGGATTGGATAATATTGGCGTGTTCGATCGGAGTGCGGCGTTGCCGACGGGGGGACATATTGACCAGTCCGATGGGACGAGCTGGATGGGGATGTATTGCCTGAATATGCTAACGATCGCCCTAGAACTCGCCAAAACTAATCCTGTGTACGAGGATATTGCCACAAAGTTTTTTGAGCATTATCTCTACATTGCGGATGCGATGAATCGAATTGGTGATATGGAAGTATCCCTGTGGAATGAAGAAGATGGTTTTTACTATGATGTTTTGCATTTACCGGACGATCGACAAATTGAATTAAAAGTACGATCGATGGTGGGTTTAATTCCGTTGTTTGCAGTGGCTACCTTAGAGCCAGAGACTCTACAGCAGTTGCCGAATTTTAAGAAACGCTTGGAGTGGTTTATTCAGCATCGGCCCGATCTACGCCGGAATGTGGCTTGTATGGAGACGCGCGGTGTGGGAGCACGGCGGTTGCTAGCGATCGCGTCTCAGGATAAGCTCCGGCGTATTTTACAAAAAATGCTGGATTCTTCCGAATTTTTAAGCGACTTTGGGATTCGAGCCGTTTCGCGTTACCATGCGGAAAATCCCTATATTTTCTATGCCAATGGTCAGGAATGCCGTGTGGACTATGAACCTGCCGAATCCAGTAGCGGTTTATTTGGTGGTAATTCTAATTGGCGTGGGCCGATTTGGTTTCCGGTCAATTTCCTGTTGATTGAATCTTTGCAAACGTTCCATCGCTATTTGGGGGATGAGTTTCAGGTGGAATGCCCAACGGGGTCAGGCCAGTGGATGAATCTTCAGGAAGTAGCGATGCTTCTGTCCCGACGGTTGACGCAAATCTTTCTGCGCAATGAGGCGGGGCATCGTCCGGTCTATGGAGGCAGCGCTATCTTGCAATCCGATCGCCATTGGCAAGATTTCATTCTGTTCTATGAGTACTTCCATGGGGATAATGGTGCAGGGATTGGCGCGAGTCATCAAACGGGTTGGACGGGATTGGTGGCCGCGCTTATCCAGGAATTGGGAGAACAGGAAAAGCCTTCTGATCAGTTAATGGCTGATGTAATTTACTGA
- a CDS encoding bifunctional acetate--CoA ligase family protein/GNAT family N-acetyltransferase, whose protein sequence is MQVSVNQCADRAHDILRSEHHPLDIFFEPKTVAVIGATERLNSVGRTILWNLIRHPFGGTVFPVNPKHHNVLGIKAYPTIGSIPETVDLAIIVTPAQTVPNIVRECVDANVKAAIILSAGFKEIGADGIALEQQVLAEAKRGQLRIIGPNCLGVMNPQGGFNATFASTIARPGNIGFISQSGALCTAILDWSFRENVGFSKFISIGSMADVGWGDLIYYLGDDPYTKSIVLYMESVGDVRSFLSAAREVALTKPIIVIKAGRTQAAAQAAASHTGALVGSDAVFDAALRRCGVLRVNSIAELFDITEVLAKQPRPKGKRLTIITNAGGPGVLATDALISDGGQLAELSEETIAALNQVLPAHWSHSNPIDILGDATPDRYAQAIEIAAQDPNSDGLLVILTPQAMTHPTQTAQRLQKYANLGKPILASWMGDTEVEAGAELLNQASIPTFPFPDTAARMFNYLWRYSQNLRSIYETPVLSSENNHAPHRSTVQSILHEALDQGRTLLTEIESKSLLAAYDIPIVPTQEALSEDQAVNIADEIGYPVVLKLLSKTITHKTDVGGVQLNIRNADAVRTAYRTIQQSVTQKVGDTAFNGVTVQPMLNQKGYELIIGSSYDPLFGPVLAFGAGGQWVEVFQDVAIALPPVTTTLAKRLMERTKIYHALQGVRGEQPVDCAALEQLIVRFSQLVVEQPQIKEIEINPLLAHGNTLTALDGRVVLHDRTIAPATIAKPAIRPYPTQYCSTWQLQDKTTVTIRPIRPEDEPLLIQFHKTLSEQSVYLRYFHLIKLNQRIAHERLLRLCCIDYDREMALVADYQNPATGEREMLGIGRLSKQHGVNEAEFSLLVSDRYQHQGLGSEILRRLIEIGKAEGLDWIRATILSENRDMQHVCDKLGFQLRRTADPSVIDAEIALRS, encoded by the coding sequence ATGCAAGTTTCAGTCAACCAATGTGCCGATCGCGCCCATGACATTCTCCGATCGGAGCACCATCCCCTTGATATCTTCTTTGAACCCAAAACCGTTGCCGTCATCGGTGCAACAGAACGATTGAATAGTGTTGGTCGAACCATTCTCTGGAATTTGATTCGCCATCCCTTTGGGGGAACTGTTTTTCCAGTCAATCCAAAGCATCATAATGTCTTGGGTATTAAAGCCTATCCAACGATCGGAAGCATTCCAGAAACCGTTGACCTAGCCATTATCGTAACCCCGGCTCAGACCGTTCCCAATATTGTCCGCGAATGTGTTGATGCAAACGTCAAGGCAGCCATTATTTTATCCGCAGGCTTCAAGGAAATTGGCGCAGATGGCATTGCCCTAGAACAACAAGTTTTAGCCGAGGCAAAGCGCGGTCAACTCAGGATCATCGGCCCCAATTGCCTCGGCGTCATGAATCCCCAGGGTGGATTTAACGCCACCTTTGCCAGCACGATCGCCCGACCTGGCAACATCGGTTTTATCAGCCAAAGTGGAGCCCTTTGTACCGCCATTCTGGACTGGAGCTTCCGGGAAAACGTCGGGTTTAGTAAATTCATTTCGATCGGGTCCATGGCCGATGTTGGCTGGGGCGATCTGATTTACTACCTAGGCGATGATCCCTACACCAAAAGCATTGTCCTGTATATGGAATCCGTGGGCGACGTGCGATCGTTCCTGTCCGCCGCGCGGGAAGTCGCCTTGACCAAACCGATTATCGTCATTAAAGCAGGCCGTACCCAAGCTGCCGCCCAAGCTGCTGCCTCCCATACGGGCGCATTAGTCGGCAGTGATGCCGTTTTTGATGCCGCCTTACGACGCTGCGGCGTTCTGCGAGTCAATAGCATTGCTGAATTATTCGACATCACCGAAGTCCTCGCCAAACAACCCCGTCCCAAGGGCAAACGCCTGACAATTATTACCAATGCAGGTGGCCCTGGGGTTCTCGCCACCGATGCCCTGATTAGCGACGGGGGGCAGCTTGCAGAACTTTCCGAGGAGACGATCGCAGCCCTTAACCAGGTTCTGCCCGCCCACTGGAGCCACAGCAACCCGATCGATATTTTGGGCGACGCCACCCCCGATCGCTATGCCCAAGCCATTGAAATTGCCGCGCAAGATCCCAACAGCGATGGATTATTGGTGATTTTGACCCCCCAGGCCATGACCCATCCCACCCAAACCGCCCAGCGGTTACAGAAGTATGCCAACCTCGGGAAACCCATTCTCGCCAGTTGGATGGGGGATACGGAAGTGGAAGCGGGGGCAGAACTGCTCAACCAAGCCAGCATTCCCACATTCCCGTTTCCCGATACAGCAGCGCGCATGTTTAACTACCTCTGGCGCTACAGCCAAAATCTGCGCAGCATCTATGAAACGCCTGTTTTATCCTCTGAAAATAACCACGCTCCCCATCGATCGACGGTTCAGAGCATTTTACACGAAGCATTAGACCAAGGCCGGACTTTGCTAACGGAAATCGAGTCCAAATCCCTTTTAGCCGCCTATGACATCCCGATCGTACCCACCCAGGAAGCACTGAGTGAAGATCAAGCCGTTAACATCGCTGACGAGATCGGGTATCCCGTCGTTCTTAAATTGCTATCGAAAACCATTACCCACAAAACCGATGTCGGTGGTGTACAACTGAATATTCGCAACGCAGATGCTGTCAGAACGGCCTATCGAACCATTCAGCAATCCGTCACGCAAAAAGTAGGAGACACAGCTTTTAATGGCGTCACAGTGCAACCGATGCTGAATCAGAAAGGCTATGAACTCATCATCGGCAGTAGCTACGATCCCCTCTTTGGGCCAGTTTTAGCCTTTGGAGCCGGAGGACAATGGGTCGAAGTCTTTCAAGATGTCGCGATCGCCCTACCGCCCGTAACCACAACCTTAGCCAAACGACTCATGGAACGCACCAAAATTTACCATGCGTTGCAAGGGGTACGCGGTGAACAGCCCGTGGATTGTGCCGCTCTTGAGCAGTTGATCGTCCGCTTTAGTCAACTCGTCGTCGAGCAACCGCAAATTAAGGAAATTGAAATCAATCCGCTCCTAGCCCACGGCAACACTTTAACCGCTCTCGATGGCCGAGTCGTCCTCCACGATCGCACGATCGCCCCGGCAACCATTGCCAAACCCGCCATTCGTCCCTATCCCACCCAATACTGTTCCACTTGGCAATTGCAAGACAAAACAACAGTCACCATTCGTCCTATCCGGCCAGAGGACGAACCCTTGCTCATTCAATTCCACAAAACCTTGTCCGAACAGAGCGTATATTTGCGTTATTTCCATTTGATTAAATTAAACCAACGCATTGCCCACGAACGACTCCTACGCCTATGTTGCATCGACTACGATCGGGAAATGGCCCTCGTCGCCGATTACCAAAATCCCGCAACAGGAGAACGGGAAATGCTAGGCATTGGTCGCCTCAGTAAACAGCATGGCGTCAACGAAGCCGAATTTTCATTACTCGTCAGCGATCGCTATCAACACCAGGGGCTAGGCAGCGAAATTTTGCGTCGGTTAATTGAGATCGGCAAAGCAGAAGGCTTAGACTGGATTCGGGCCACCATTCTCAGCGAAAATCGCGATATGCAACATGTGTGCGATAAACTCGGCTTCCAATTGCGCAGAACCGCCGATCCTAGCGTCATTGACGCAGAAATTGCGCTCCGATCGTGA
- the raiA gene encoding ribosome-associated translation inhibitor RaiA codes for MQVPLQIISRSFSVTPAIETAIQEKVEKLTQFCDRMTNCRVTLESTAGRHQQGNLYQVRIDLSVPGKEIIVNRNSDADHSHEDLYVALRDSFDAAKRQLQDYVALRQA; via the coding sequence ATGCAAGTTCCGCTTCAAATCATCAGCCGTAGTTTTTCCGTTACTCCCGCGATCGAAACTGCCATTCAAGAAAAAGTAGAGAAACTTACCCAGTTCTGCGATCGCATGACCAATTGTCGAGTCACCCTAGAAAGCACAGCAGGCCGTCATCAGCAAGGCAACCTATACCAAGTTCGCATCGACCTCTCTGTTCCCGGCAAGGAAATCATTGTTAATCGTAATTCCGATGCCGACCACTCCCACGAAGACCTTTACGTTGCACTTAGAGATTCCTTTGACGCCGCTAAACGACAACTCCAAGACTATGTAGCGTTACGTCAGGCTTAA
- the adhE gene encoding bifunctional acetaldehyde-CoA/alcohol dehydrogenase, with protein sequence MVTHFHVTDLQSLEALIQSVKAAQATFATYSQEQVDHIFKQAAQAANVARIPLAKLAVQETGMGIIEDKVIKNHFASEFIYNKYKHEKTCGILEEDEALGYQTIAEPVGILAGIVPVTNPTSTTIFKALLALKTRNAIIFSPHPKAKQCTIEAAKIILQAAVAAGAPEGIIGWIEEPTVVLSQALMRHPDIKLIIATGGPNMVKAAYSSGHPSLGVGAGNTPAVIDETAHIKMAVSSILLSKTFDNGMICASEQAVIVMDDVYEAVKQEFRDRGAHFLSPADTEQLRQHVLEDGHMNPAIVGQPVAKIADIAGLTLEGWDTPEGTPPTMPKVLIAEVETIGESEPFSHEKLTPILAMYRVPTFTEAVQTAEKFVEFGGKGHTAVLYTAPNNHSHIQEFETHLKTSRVLINTPSSQGAIGDLYNFHLDPSLTLGCGSWGGNTISANVAPHHLLNVKTVSERRENMLWFRVPPKVYFKYGAVSFALKEITDRKRAFIVTDKPLFDLGVTKPVTDTLDHLGITHQTFYDVEPDPSLDTVQRGLSQIQLFEPDVIIAIGGGSPMDAAKVMWLMYEQPETEFEGLATRFMDIRKRVYEVQPLGQKAMMIAIPTTSGTGSEVTPFAVVTDTRTGIKYPLADYALTPTMAIVDPELVMHMPKKLTAYGGLDALTHAIEAYVSVFASEFTNGLALEAIRLLVKYLPAAYQEGAENPKAREKVHYAATMAGMAFANAFLGICHSLAHKLGSAFHVPHGLANALLITQVIRYNATDVPFKQAIFPQYKYPNAKWRYARIADYLNLGGNDEAEKVERLIATIEDLKRKLDVPATIKAAIAVDEPQFLDHLETMAEQAFDDQCTGANPRYPLIQDLQDLYLAAYHGPSADTNLVANEVPTDLPSDGLQKIGC encoded by the coding sequence ATGGTCACTCATTTCCACGTCACCGATCTCCAATCCCTGGAAGCCTTGATTCAGTCCGTCAAAGCCGCCCAGGCCACCTTTGCCACCTACAGTCAAGAACAAGTCGATCACATCTTTAAGCAGGCCGCCCAAGCCGCCAACGTCGCCCGGATTCCCCTCGCTAAACTCGCCGTACAGGAAACCGGCATGGGCATCATAGAAGATAAAGTGATTAAGAATCACTTCGCCTCGGAATTCATCTACAACAAATACAAACACGAAAAAACCTGCGGCATCCTAGAAGAAGATGAGGCCCTCGGCTACCAAACAATCGCGGAACCCGTTGGCATCCTCGCAGGCATTGTCCCCGTCACCAATCCCACCTCCACCACCATTTTTAAGGCATTGCTGGCACTGAAAACCCGCAATGCCATTATTTTTTCCCCCCATCCCAAGGCCAAACAATGCACGATCGAAGCAGCCAAAATCATTCTGCAAGCTGCTGTGGCTGCCGGAGCCCCCGAGGGGATCATTGGGTGGATTGAGGAACCCACCGTCGTCCTGTCCCAAGCCCTGATGCGCCATCCCGACATCAAACTCATCATCGCCACCGGTGGCCCCAACATGGTGAAGGCCGCCTACTCCTCCGGCCATCCCTCCCTGGGCGTGGGTGCAGGCAATACCCCGGCAGTGATTGACGAAACTGCGCACATCAAAATGGCCGTCTCCTCCATCCTGCTCAGTAAAACCTTTGACAACGGCATGATCTGCGCCAGTGAGCAAGCCGTCATTGTCATGGATGACGTTTACGAAGCTGTCAAACAGGAATTCCGCGATCGGGGAGCCCATTTCCTCAGCCCCGCAGACACGGAGCAATTGCGCCAGCACGTCCTCGAAGATGGCCATATGAATCCCGCGATCGTCGGGCAACCCGTCGCCAAAATTGCCGACATTGCTGGACTAACGCTGGAAGGCTGGGACACTCCAGAAGGCACGCCCCCAACTATGCCCAAGGTTTTGATTGCTGAAGTTGAAACCATTGGGGAATCGGAACCCTTTTCCCATGAGAAACTGACTCCGATTCTTGCGATGTATCGAGTTCCCACATTTACGGAAGCAGTTCAAACCGCAGAAAAGTTTGTCGAATTTGGTGGTAAAGGTCACACTGCGGTGTTATACACAGCACCGAATAACCACAGTCACATTCAAGAATTTGAAACCCATCTGAAAACATCGCGGGTATTGATTAACACACCGTCCTCCCAAGGCGCGATCGGCGATCTTTACAACTTCCACCTGGATCCCTCGTTAACGCTAGGATGCGGTAGCTGGGGCGGTAACACCATTTCAGCCAACGTGGCCCCGCACCATTTGTTGAACGTCAAAACCGTCTCCGAACGGCGGGAAAACATGCTGTGGTTCCGTGTCCCGCCCAAGGTTTACTTTAAGTACGGAGCCGTTTCTTTTGCACTCAAGGAAATCACCGATCGTAAACGCGCCTTCATCGTCACCGATAAACCGTTATTTGACCTCGGCGTCACGAAGCCAGTCACCGACACCTTAGACCATCTCGGCATCACCCATCAAACTTTCTACGATGTCGAACCCGATCCCTCCCTAGACACCGTCCAGCGGGGCCTGAGCCAAATTCAACTGTTTGAGCCGGATGTCATCATCGCGATCGGGGGTGGGTCGCCCATGGATGCCGCCAAGGTCATGTGGTTGATGTACGAACAACCGGAGACGGAATTTGAGGGCTTGGCCACGCGCTTTATGGACATTCGTAAGCGGGTCTACGAGGTGCAGCCCCTCGGCCAAAAGGCGATGATGATTGCCATTCCCACCACCTCCGGCACCGGGTCAGAGGTTACGCCCTTTGCCGTCGTCACCGACACCCGCACAGGCATTAAATATCCCCTCGCCGACTACGCCCTGACCCCCACCATGGCGATCGTCGATCCGGAACTCGTCATGCACATGCCGAAGAAGCTGACTGCCTACGGTGGCTTGGATGCCCTCACCCACGCGATCGAAGCCTATGTCTCCGTCTTCGCTTCAGAATTTACCAACGGGTTAGCCCTGGAAGCCATTCGCCTATTGGTGAAATATCTACCCGCCGCCTACCAAGAGGGAGCCGAAAATCCCAAGGCCCGCGAGAAAGTTCATTACGCCGCCACTATGGCCGGAATGGCCTTTGCCAACGCCTTCCTGGGCATTTGTCACTCCCTAGCCCACAAATTGGGTTCAGCATTCCATGTGCCCCATGGTCTAGCGAATGCTTTACTGATCACCCAAGTGATTCGCTACAATGCGACGGATGTGCCCTTCAAACAAGCGATCTTCCCGCAGTATAAATACCCCAACGCCAAATGGCGCTATGCCCGCATCGCCGATTATCTCAACCTCGGCGGCAACGATGAAGCCGAAAAAGTAGAACGCCTCATCGCCACGATCGAAGACCTGAAACGCAAATTAGACGTACCAGCCACCATTAAAGCCGCGATCGCAGTCGATGAGCCGCAATTCCTGGATCACTTAGAAACCATGGCAGAACAAGCCTTTGATGACCAATGCACAGGGGCTAACCCTCGCTATCCCCTGATCCAAGATTTGCAGGATTTGTATCTCGCTGCCTATCACGGGCCATCGGCAGACACGAACTTAGTAGCCAATGAGGTGCCCACGGACTTACCCAGCGATGGGCTACAAAAGATTGGTTGCTAG